One genomic segment of Panicum virgatum strain AP13 chromosome 2N, P.virgatum_v5, whole genome shotgun sequence includes these proteins:
- the LOC120661217 gene encoding glycine-rich cell wall structural protein 1-like, protein MILQRELAGGQQELIAPASVVAGVDVEDGRDQTSDVLDGDGLSVEVEDGGGLVQHHGGVEVVVLQMRRVAILLLRGTRQRGASLGAGGGRAIQGGLDPLGGGVPLLGGGSRFSLDIGGALKGSGARLVRGVIGGLPLLSSGGGGGSGAGGRLFGVVRGGSSHVRGWGARSRGGCAGEVGAARREAGARALRSEVPAR, encoded by the coding sequence atgATCCTGCAGAGAGAACTTGCCGGTGGTCAGCAGGAACTGATCGCGCCAGCGAGCGTAGTTGCCGGAGTTGACGTCGAGGACGGTCGTGATCAGACTTCGGATGTTTTGGATGGAGACGGCCTGAGCGTGGAGgttgaggacggcggcggcctcgtgcAGCATCATGGCGGAGTGGAAGTCGTGGTGCTGCAGATGAGGAGAGTCGCCATCCTTCTTCTCCGGGGAACGCGGCAGCGGGGCGCCAGCCTCGGCGCGGGCGGTGGCCGCGCGATCCAGGGCGGCCTGGAtccgctgggcggcggcgtcccgCTCCTTGGTGGCGGCAGCCGCTTCAGCCTCGACATCGGCGGCGCGCTGaagggcagcggcgcgcgcctgGTGCGCGGCGTCATCGGCGGCCTCCCTCTCcttagcagcggcggcggcggcggctctggcgccggcggccgcctgtTCGGCGTCGTCAGGGGAGGGTCTAGCCATGTGAGGGGCTGGGGGGCGCGTAGCAGAGGGGGCTGCGCAGGGGAGGTGGGCGCAGCACGGCGGGAAGCCGGCGCGCGGGCGCTGCGCAGCGAGGTGCCGGCGCGCTAG
- the LOC120661215 gene encoding uncharacterized protein LOC120661215 — translation MAGIVGSAVATEAVSRISSILSGDKASRESAEGRAERLEMAVLKIRSVVAVSEDLHISHPPLLQWKAKLKRVAEEGDDLLHAQYKKRALGCDRVSNDPAPAAAGNSISQFLIQAARRFAPFRRKEAELDDVTLRRFERFADGTDSFFRLVESGGRPEGSMFLPSLTRSLLAGESMEFSIRRGSGGGDDLVMLWPWPDPGVEDGLVACLAVSREDEVMWEKNLKMCVVFRLSEASDILAIAVGCLELLPPQFDAAGVAIRRLLTETIGQRGDSSSLSERSIWCRRHIQSHSRNDREPSTSDEHRGAGMLLPHPMLQLTAACYASPSIAGSPPCPVNAGIPLKLGYRVAPYFLPEKHSNQFELVEQDAVRKLLPKVTDGFYDGRGQPVTCKREIWCPQSSMYCKVAPAISKPMTMAQASLMESFGSPSRRRRMAKTKSQSVSRSRKRLQNLNK, via the coding sequence ATGGCGGGGATAGTAGGATCGGCGGTGGCAACCGAGGCGGTGAGCAGAATATCATCTATCCTCTCCGGCGACAAAGCTAGCCGCGAGAGCGCCGAGGGCAGGGCCGAGAGGCTCGAGATGGCGGTGCTCAAGATCCGCAGCGTCGTCGCCGTCTCGGAGGACCTCCACATCTCCCACCCACCgctgctgcaatggaaggcgaagCTCAAGCGCGTCGCCGAGGAAGGCGACGACCTGCTCCACGCGCAGTACAAGAAGCGGGCGTTGGGGTGCGATCGCGTCAGCAATGATccagctccagcagcagcaggtaaCTCGATCTCCCAGTTCTTGATCCAAGCGGCCAGACGCTTCGCTCCGTTTCGCCGCAAGGAGGCGGAGCTGGACGACGTCACGCTGCGGAGATTCGAGAGGTTTGCCGATGGCACGGACAGCTTCTTCAGGCTGGTCGAGTCCGGCGGCCGTCCAGAGGGGTCCATGTTCTTGCCGTCGCTGACCCGGTCCTTGCTCGCCGGCGAGTCGATGGAGTTCTCGATCCGGAGGgggagcggtggcggcgacgaccTCGTCATGCTGTGGCCATGGCCGGATCCGGGTGTCGAGGATGGGCTGGTGGCTTGCCTCGCCGTGTCACGCGAAGACGAGGTTATGTGGGAGAAGAACCTGAAGATGTGCGTCGTGTTCCGTCTGTCGGAGGCATCGGACATTCTGGCCATTGCCGTCGGTTGCTTGGAGCTCCTGCCGCCCCAATTCGACGCTGCAGGAGTAGCCATCCGGAGGCTGTTAACTGAAACAATAGGGCAAAGAGGTGACAGCTCCAGCCTTTCAGAAAGATCGATATGGTGCCGTCGACACATTCAGAGCCACAGCCGTAATGATCGTGAGCCATCTACAAGTGATGAGCACAGAGGAGCTGGAATGTTGCTTCCCCATCCGATGCTTCAGCTTACTGCAGCTTGTTATGCCTCACCATCCATCGCCGGATCACCGCCGTGTCCTGTGAACGCTGGCATTCCTCTTAAACTGGGGTACCGTGTGGCTCCCTACTTCTTGCCTGAGAAGCATTCCAACCAATTCGAGCTGGTTGAGCAAGATGCTGTCAGGAAGCTGCTGCCCAAGGTTACAGATGGTTTCTATGATGGTCGAGGACAACCGGTGACCTGCAAAAGGGAGATCTGGTGCCCACAAAGCTCGATGTATTGCAAGGTTGCTCCAGCGATTTCAAAGCCGATGACGATGGCGCAGGCGTCCCTGATGGAAAGTTTTGGTTCCCCTAGCAGGAGGAGAAGGATGGCCAAAACAAAATCTCAATCTGTTTCAAGGTCGCGAAAAAGATTGCAAAACCTGAACAAGTGA
- the LOC120661219 gene encoding receptor-like protein EIX2, whose protein sequence is MAGYSRFLVQETLIVLCLLLSSTPAATSVDSSTLNRSCIADERAALLSVKASLLDPNNYLSSWQGEDCCSWKGVRCSAKTGHVVKLNLRGMNSEKIGGEISYSLVNLQQLRYLDLSYNDFFGVQIPEFLGSMSSLRYLNLSYTLLYGRIPPQLGNLTKLIYLDLRCWYFYNPRYNLPFSVDLGWLSQLSSLKHLDMSYVNLTTAVDWVHEINRLPTLKELNLKDSGLRITVPSLRQFNLTALDVLDISFNSFDTSIAPNWFWNATSLTVLNLQSCYFYGPIPNEVGKMTSLEQVSFQKNNLMATMIPPSFKNLCNLTLLDLESSNTTGDITELMEGLPNCRWNKLQILDLSLNNISGELPNQLGTLSNLIYLALSGNSLTGKIPSWVWDLRKLILLELRGNKISGVVNEDHLNSLADLELLGLGSTQLQIKIRPDWIPPFKVQAVLLESLQLGPEFPSWLKSQTSIKILGMANTSINAIPDWFWVVFSKADILDLRYNQISGTLPATLEFMAAYTLLLSNNRFSGAIPKFPRNISYIDISSNSLSGTLPSDFQVPQLTGLFLNNNSISGTIPFWLCSLEKLLVLDLSTNMLTGEVPNCQEDSYPYKNNLVTVNLNNNNLSGEFPSAFRNFPDVIFLDLSYNKFSGKLPVWIWEKMPILALLRLRSNRFYGHIPSELAMSKELQFLDLAYNKLSGSIPHSIVNLSAMARNSGYSEILQRSIAGLFGAHLYNSMFYLISFRETVSVFTKGQQLEFSSQLRYMVFLDLSCNNLTGEIPQDIGALIVLKAFNLSWNQLSGEIPVSIGQLKELESLDLSNNGLSGEIPSSMSALTYLSTMNLSYNHLSGKIPTGNQFETFNASVYMGNIGLCGRPLTGSCPGNSSSQDTHGNHLDLGHISLYLAMIIGFVLNLWVVFCVMLFKTSWRIAYFRFVDELYDKIYVTVAVRFAIWKRKYGIRS, encoded by the coding sequence ATGGCCGGGTACAGCAGGTTCCTTGTTCAAGAAACTCTAATAGTTCTGTGCCTTCTCCTGTCTTCAACACCAGCCGCAACATCTGTCGATTCATCGACATTGAACCGGAGCTGCATCGCAGATGAGAGGGCTGCACTTCTGTCCGTCAAGGCAAGCCTCTTGGACCCAAATAACTACCTATCGTCATGGCAGGGTGAAGATTGCTGCAGCTGGAAGGGAGTCAGGTGCAGCGCAAAAACAGGCCATGTTGTCAAGCTCAATCTTAGGGGCATGAATTCAGAAAAAATCGGAGGTGAGATAAGCTACTCTTTAGTCAATTTACAACAACTGAGGTATCTGGATTTGAGTTACAACGACTTCTTTGGGGTGCAAATACCAGAGTTTCTCGGTTCCATGTCGAGTCTTAGGTATCTCAACCTTTCATACACCTTGCTCTATGGAAGGATACCCCCACAACTTGGGAATCTCACCAAGCTCATCTACCTTGATCTCAGATGCTGGTACTTTTACAACCCTAGATACAACTTACCCTTCTCAGTCGATCTTGGATGGCTGTCACAACTATCCTCATTGAAGCACCTCGACATGAGCTATGTAAACCTTACAACTGCTGTGGATTGGGTTCATGAAATTAATAGGCTTCCTACTTTGAAAGAACTTAACCTAAAAGACAGTGGACTCAGAATTACAGTTCCTTCCCTTCGTCAGTTTAATCTCACGGCACTCGATGTGCTCGACATCTCATTTAATAGCTTTGACACTTCAATTGCTCCCAACTGGTTTTGGAACGCAACCAGCCTCACTGTTCTTAACCTCCAATCTTGTTACTTCTATGGTCCGATTCCCAACGAGGTAGGGAAAATGACATCACTTGAACAAGTTTCCTTCCAAAAAAATAATCTCATGGCAACCATGATACCACCAAGTTTCAAAAATCTATGCAACCTGACGCTTCTAGATCTAGAGAGTAGCAATACTACGGGGGATATCACAGAACTAATGGAAGGGCTACCAAACTGTCGTTGGAACAAGCTGCAAATATTAGATTTGTCTCTCAACAATATCAGTGGGGAGCTCCCAAATCAATTGGGGACGCTGAGCAACCTGATCTACTTGGCTCTGTCAGGCAATAGTCTTACAGGGAAAATACCATCATGGGTATGGGACCTGAGAAAATTGATACTTTTGGAACTTCGTGGGAACAAAATAAGTGGTGTTGTCAATGAAGATCATTTAAATAGCCTTGCAGACCTAGAGCTTTTAGGGTTGGGCTCTACGCAACTTCAAATAAAAATCAGACCAGACTGGATTCCGCCATTCAAGGTGCAGGCTGTTCTCTTAGAATCTTTGCAGCTAGGACCGGAATTTCCATCATGGCTTAAATCACAAACAAGCATTAAGATCCTTGGCATGGCAAATACAAGCATAAATGCAATCCCGGATTGGTTTTGGGTTGTATTTTCAAAAGCAGACATCTTGGATTTGAGGTATAATCAGATATCTGGCACACTACCAGCAACTTTGGAATTTATGGCAGCATATACCTTGTTATTGTCGAATAATAGATTTAGTGGTGCGATTCCAAAATTTCCAAGAAATATAAGCTACATAGACATCTCCAGCAACTCTTTGTCAGGAACACTACCATCAGACTTCCAAGTCCCGCAGTTAACGGGCCTGTTTCTCAATAACAATTCCATATCAGGCACTATTCCATTTTGGCTGTGCTCATTAGAAAAATTGCTAGTATTAGACCTATCTACAAACATGCTGACTGGAGAGGTACCAAATTGCCAAGAAGATTCTTACCCATACAAGAATAATTTGGTTACAGTAAACCTAAATAACAACAATCTCTCAGGAGAGTTCCCTTCAGCTTTTAGAAATTTTCCGGACGTAATCTTTCTTGATCTTTCCTACAACAAATTCTCTGGGAAGCTACCAGTGTGGATATGGGAGAAGATGCCAATCTTAGCACTGTTGCGTCTGCGGTCAAATAGGTTTTATGGACACATTCCCAGTGAGCTTGCAATGAGTAAAGAACTGCAGTTTCTAGACCTCGCATACAACAAGTTATCTGGAAGCATACCTCACTCAATAGTTAACTTGAGTGCAATGGCTCGTAATTCTGGATACAGTGAAATTCTTCAAAGAAGCATAGCTGGTCTTTTCGGAGCTCATTTGTATAATTCCATGTTTTATTTGATTAGTTTCAGAGAAACTGTATCTGTTTTTACCAAAGGGCAACAACTTGAATTTTCTAGTCAGCTCAGATATATGGTGTTTCTCGATTTGTCATGTAACAACTTAACTGGAGAGATCCCTCAAGACATTGGTGCTCTTATTGTGCTGAAAGCGTTCAACCTGTCTTGGAACCAGTTGAGTGGGGAGATCCCTGTGAGTATTGGCCAGCTTAAAGAACTGGAATCTCTTGATCTCTCAAATAACGGGCTGTCAGGCGAAATCCCTTCCAGTATGTCAGCTCTTACCTATTTGAGCACAATGAACCTCTCATACAACCATCTGTCTGGAAAGATTCCAACAGGAAACCAGTTTGAGACCTTCAATGCATCTGTCTACATGGGAAACATTGGTCTATGTGGCCGTCCCTTAACTGGGAGCTGTCCTGGAAACTCGTCAAGCCAAGACACGCACGGAAATCATCTTGATTTGGGGCATATATCCCTTTACCTTGCAATGATTATAGGGTTTGTCCTCAACCTTTGGGTGGTCTTTTGTGTGATGCTGTTCAAAACGAGTTGGAGGATTGCCTATTTCCGTTTTGTTGATGAGCTCTATGACAAGATTTACGTGACTGTGGCAGTAAGATTCGCCATCTGGAAGAGGAAATATGGTATTAGAAGTTGA
- the LOC120661218 gene encoding PTI1-like tyrosine-protein kinase 3, producing the protein MRQWFCCTQFHSSYREHENELPISPDEKEGNGFAANSDPIKAPPPIEVPELSFEELKEKTDNFGSKALIGEGSYGRVYYAILDSGKHVAVKKLDASTDPELDNEFLTQVSIASKLKHDSFVEMLGYCVEGNQRLVAYEFATMGSLHDILHGRKGVPGAQPGPALDWMQRVKIAIDAAKGLEYLHEKVLPSIVHRDIRSSNVLLFEDYKAKIADFNLSNQSPDMAARLHSTRVLGTFGYHAPEYAMTGQLTQKSDVYSFGVVLLELLTGRKPVDHTMPRGQQSLVTWATPRLTEDTVKQCVDPRLKGEYPPKGVAKLAAVAALCVQYESEFRPSMSIVVKALSPLLQHKPQPPPVAAPDAKAPSGG; encoded by the exons ATGCGCCAGTGGTTTTGCTGCACGCAGTTTCATTCGTCATACCGTGAACATGAAAATGAACTCCCCATCAGTCCAGATGAGAAAGAAG GAAATGGTTTTGCTGCCAATAGTGATCCTATCAAAGCACCACCTCCCATTGAAGTCCCTGAATTATCATTTGAAGAACTGAAAGAAAAGACTGATAATTTTGGATCAAAGGCTTTGATTGGTGAGGGATCATATGGAAGAGTGTATTACGCTATTCTGGATAGCGGAAAACATGTGGCTGTTAAAAAGCTTGATGCTTCAACCGACCCTGAACTTGACAATGAGTTTCTGACACAG GTATCCATTGCCTCAAAGCTAAAACATGATAGTTTTGTGGAAATGCTTGGATATTGTGTGGAAGGAAATCAGCGTTTAGTGGCCTATGAATTTGCTACGATGGGTTCTCTACATGATATTTTGCATG GAAGAAAGGGCGTACCAGGTGCACAGCCTGGCCCAGCACTTGACTGGATGCAACGGGTTAAGATTGCTATAGATGCTGCTAAAGGGCTAGAGTATCTTCATGAAAAGGTGCTGCCTTCGATAGTCCACCGGGATATACGTTCTAGCAATGTTCTTCTGTTTGAGGACTACAAAGCAAAAATTGCAGATTTCAACCTTTCAAATCAGTCTCCAGATATGGCTGCTCGTTTGCATTCTACTCGGGTCCTTGGAACCTTCGGCTACCATGCTCCCGA GTATGCCATGACAGGCCAGCTAACTCAGAAAAGTGATGTATATAGCTTTGGAGTTGTGCTTTTAGAGCTTCTAACAGGAAGGAAACCAGTAGATCATACAATGCCTAGAGGTCAGCAGAGTCTAGTTACATGG gcaacacctcgATTGACGGAGGATACAGTGAAACAATGTGTAGATCCAAGATTGAAGGGAGAGTATCCTCCAAAGGGAGTTGCCAAG CTTGCAGCGGTGGCGGCACTCTGTGTGCAATACGAATCTGAGTTTAGACCCAGCATGAGCATCGTAGTCAAGGCACTCTCTCCCCTTCTCCAACATAAGCCGCAACCGCCACCAGTGGCAGCTCCTGATGCAAAAGCACCTTCAGGTGGCTGA
- the LOC120661216 gene encoding solute carrier family 35 member F1-like, with protein sequence MAPPPRWLRREVFVGLALGQFVSLLITSTGFSSSELARRGVNAPTSQSLLNYILLALVYGGTLIYKRQQLTIKWYYYLLLGIIDVEANYIVVKAYQYTSLTSVMLLDCWSIPCVIVLTWIFLKTKYGLRKFIGVGVCVAGLVLVVFSDAHASDRAKGLNPLKGDLLVIGGSMLYAISNVTEEYFVKKSNRVEVMSMLGVSGAIISGIQISILERQELRSTHWNAGAILPFIGFAVAMFLFYSTVPIILKICGATMLNLSLLTSDMWAVLIRIFAYHEKVDWMYFVAFAGTAIGLVIYSYKGSKQIAEETAQVTGAGDEEAATANRTAQVPGVGDDRPSSNKEFASAATASR encoded by the exons atggcgccgccgccgaggtggCTGCGGCGGGAGGTGTTCGTGGGGCTCGCGCTGGGCCAATTCGTCTCCCTGCTCATCACCTCCACCGGCTTTTCCTCCTCCGAGCTCGCCCGCCGAG GTGTCAATGCACCTACTTCACAGTCACTGCTGAATTACATCCTTCTTGCACTTGTTTATGGTGGGACACTGATATACAAAAGGCAACAGTTGACG ATTAAGTGGtactactacttgctgcttggcATCATCGATGTGGAGGCCAACTACATCG TTGTGAAGGCTTATCAGTACACATCCTtaacgagtgtgatgctcctGGATTGCTGGTCAATTCCATGTGTCATTGTGCTCACTTGGATCTTCTTGAAGACAAAGTATGGGTTAAGGAAGTTCATCGGCGTTGGAGTTTGTGTGGCAGGCCTTGTACTGGTAGTGTTTTCTGATGCACATGCCTCCGACCGAGCAA AAGGACTCAACCCCTTGAAAGGTGATTTACTTGTTATTGGAGGATCCATGCTTTATGCCATCAGTAATGTTACTGAG GAGTATTTTGTCAAGAAAAGCAACAGAGTCGAGGTGATGTCAATGCTTGGTGTTTCTGGAGCAATTATAAGTGGTATACAGAT AAGCATACTTGAACGACAAGAGCTCAGATCGACCCACTGGAATGCTGGTGCA ATTCTTCCCTTCATAGGATTTGCAGTGGCAATGTTCTTGTTCTACTCAACAGTACCGATTATACTCAAG ATATGTGGTGCAACCATGCTAAATCTCTCACTACTGACCTCAGACATGTGGGCTGTTTTAATCCGTATCTTTGCTTACCATGAGAAG GTTGACTGGATGTACTTCGTTGCTTTTGCCGGCACAGCAATTGGCCTTGTCATCTATTCATACAA GGGCTCAAAGCAGATTGCTGAAGAGACTGCACAGGTTACAGGGGCCGGTGACGAGGAGGCCGCGACGGCAAACCGCACAGCACAAGTTCCTGGTGTCGGAGACGACAGGCCATCCTCCAACAAGGAGTTTGCATCAGCTGCTACTGCCTCAAGGTAG